acaagggaaattagaaaatatcttgagacaaatgaaaacagaaatacaatatgctaaaacttatgggatgcagcaaaagcagcactAAGAAGGATCTTTATAGCAGTagatgcctacattaaaaaagaagaaagatctcaaatcaacaacctaattttacacctcaaagaactagaaaaagaacaaactaaacccaaagttagcagaaggaaggaaataataaaaattagagcagaattaaatgaaatagagaaaagaaaaacaataggaaaaaaaaaacaatgaaactaagttggttttttgaaaaatcaacaaaattgacaagcctttgcCCATAtcgacagaggaaaaaaaaaataaaactctacctaaaatcagaaatgaaagaagggacattgCTAAcaattttacagaaacaaaaaggattataagagagtactatgaacagttgtacaccaacaaactggataatctagatgaaatgcacaaattGTTAGAAGCACACAACCTGTCAAGACTGAAtcaggaggaaatggaaaatctgaattgATCTATAACTAtcaagaagattgaatcagtgatcaaaaccctcccaacaaagaaaagccctggactaGGTGGTTTTGCTGGTGAATTCTATCCAAGAAAATACTTTTTGTGGGGTCTCTGACAATGTAAACAATTTAGGTTGACTAAAATCACATCAGCACCACTCTGGCAATTCAGTCTTACTCAGTCTTCTGAAAGAAATACTGCTTCAGCCAAGGAGGGGTGATCCACTTGCCaggtgtcttagtctgttcatgctgctctaacaaaatatcataaactgcgtggcttgtaaacaacagaaacttatttctcatagttctggaggctgggaagtccagatTAAGGTGTTAGGATGTTTGGTGTTTGGAGAGGGCCCGCTTCCTGGTccatagatggctgtcttttctctgtgtcctcaatgGTAAGGACAGgctgctctctggggtctcttttataagagtactaatcccattcatgagggtggagccctcccaaaggccccagctccGAGcatcatcacattggggattaggtttcaacatatgaattttgaggggacacaaaaaTTCCATCTGTAGAACCACCCTATTCTCCTGGAACCTAGATGTGAGGTCCCGGGACACCTCAATAGGCATGAGTCCCAGGGCTCCTTGGGTAGAGGACCATTGAGCTCTGCAAAGGGGATAAATGGGGACCTTGGCCATGCAGTTTTGTCCAGGCTTGGACACCCTTCCAGGATGACACTGCTGGCCCTGACTGGTCCTGAGCACTGGAAGGGGCtcagaaaatttcaaggaaagCATTCCAGAGTGTGGAGAGTGCTCTGTACCCCCTGAGGTTCAGGGTCCAAGGCAGGAACCAGGCCACGAGCCTTTCCTCCTTGTGTCCTAAATGATAAGGAGCCCTCACTTATTTTTCCGTactttgaaaatgtcttctcTGGACTATTCCATGCTCTGTTTGTAAAGATTCACCCTAGATCCATAGTGAAATTagactatctgaaaaagaaattttgtccAAGACTGGAGTTATTGCTATTAGAGAAAGTCAGAGCCTAGGGTGTAGGTCAGAATTAGCTAGCCCCCAATGATCTTCATTCTGGTGTCTCAAACCTCTAGGAGCCCTCACCTGATTGCCAGTAGTTTGAAAACAACTGCTCTGGACTCTCCAGTGCTCTGTTTCTGAAGATTTCCCTGGATCTGTGATGAGTTTTGTGTCCAGTATGGATACAAAGTTCTGTGGGAGTCCCGAGGAGAGCAGGACAGACATGGGAGTTCTGAGAAGGATGAGAGGAGTTTATCAGGTGACATAAGTGGAGGAGGGCATTTGAATCTCAGGGCACACCTATGCAGAGGCACAGGGACCCCAGATCACCTGGGGAGTGGTGACTATTCTGGTGCATGTGGAGTGGtggcatttattgaacacctagcCTGCCCCTGTAATTTGCTAAGTGTCATGTGgaatatatgttctttttttcttctgtatggAATGGTCATGACTGGCATATGAGTTTTCCTGATTTCACTCCAATTGTCCAAATGGTCTGGGGTCCCAGAATTATTGTTGTGTCTTATCTCTGGCTGCTAttacaaaaataccatagactgagtggtttataaacaacagaaatttatttctcagagttttggaggctgagaagtccaagatcagggtgccagcatggtcagattCTGGTGAGGAGCCTCTTCTGTTTGCAGACTAccgacttctcattgtatcctcataTGATGGAGAGCAGACAGGggaagcaagctctcttgtgattcttataagggcactaatcttatccgtgaaggctccaccctcatgacctcatcttatcctaattacctcccaaaggccctacctcctaataccatcacatggcAGGGGAGGggtcaacatatgaactttggagGGTCACAATCTTCAATCCATAACAATTGCTTACATGTCATCTGGAATTTACAGAGATAGAAGCGGCATCCACAGTCTACAGCTGAGTCTCTGCAGGATGCTGGTCCACCAGTGGACAGGAATATTCTGACCCCTCTATAACCTTTCCTCGTGTTGTGGTTACTACCTATGATGGGACTCTGCTCTCAACTGTTTCTGGGCCATCTATGGCAAAGCAGTGATGTCAGTAGACCTTAAAGGGACAGAGCTAATGAATTCAGAATACTTAGACTAAAGTAGATGTTTTGTATATAAGAATTTTACCTCATTGAAAATATGTGGATACCTGACAGGAAAAGAGCACAGTGACTTGGGACTCCTTGCTTAAGATCTGTGGCTAGAATTTGTGAATCTAATTCATCCttgcaagaaggaaaaattatcaTCATGGCATATTGCTGGATGTCCTTAGACCCCAACTTAGAATTTTCCCAAAGGATTTCCCAATTAAAGGCAGTAACTAATTTAGATAAAagttgaaattattaaaataaaagtaaaagtagaattaatatgtaaaactaaaacttGGTTCACTGAGATGATCAAAAACTCAGATAGGCTCCCCTCAGGGGCTTAtgtaaggaaaggagagagaaaacaagtaaTACAATATTAGGGATTAGCAAGGACATTTAAACGCAGATAAAGATGAGATTAAACAATTAGAAAAGGATCATATAATACTATGGCAAACAATTCAAAAATTTAGTAAGAGTAGAAGTTATTATAGTCTCAGCTCAAAATCTATCCAACAAAGTCATTTCATACCTGTACCCTTACCGTGGTGTTTAGTGGAATATACACAGCAAAAGGTTTTGCTGGGTTTGCCTCTCAATACAGAACGGGCTGTCTCTCCTGCTCAGGTCCTATTCTAATGGCTCTGtctgttttacagaaaaagatttcCGCTTGGAAATTGAACAGCTCCTGGGAAAATGGACATCTGTATTGATTTGCAAACTAACTATGCTGAGCTGGTTCTGGATGTGGGAAGAGTCACTCTTGGggagaagaacagaaataaaatgaaagatcgTCAACTGAGAAAAAAGCAGAATGATAAAATCTCACGAGCTGTGTGTGCTGAACTGAATTCTGGAGGGGGCGTGATCAAGGCCGAAATTGAGAATGAAAACTATAGTTTCAAAACTGATGGAATAGGattagatttggaaaattcttttggGAATTTGCTTCCGTGCGTTCGTAAATACCTGGACTTCATGCAGCAAGAtaattactttcttatttttgtcaAATCATGGAGCTCAGAAATCCCTGGTCTGAAAATTGTCACCTTGAGCTCCAATTTGTACAAAAGAGATATAACATCTGCAAAAGTCATGGATCCCATTGCTGCACTGGAGTTCCtcaaagacaggaaagaaagaggagaggtatTGTCTCCAAAACCGTTATCGCCGCCAAAGAGGTTGTGTTTTGGTGTACAAGAAGAAAGTAACATAGAGGCCGCAGCTGCTGACTTTTTTAACAGGACGAAACTTAAGTATAAAGAAAAACTCACTTTTACTGAATCCACGCATGTTGAAATGAAACAGTTCTCGACAGAAAAGTGGTTTCAACGCATTAAAGAGATTCTCCCTCAGTATGTTTCTGCATTTGCAAATACTGATGGGGGATATTTGTTTATTGGTGTAAATGAAGATAAACAAGTGATTGGCCTTAGAGCAGAATCAAGTGACCTTGACAagtggaaaggagaaatagaaacatcCATTAGGAAGCTGCCTGTCTATCACTTCTGTGGGAGGAATAGGGAGATAAAATACTCACACAAATTCCTTGGAGTATATGATGAAGGACATCTTTGTGGGTATGTTTGTGCTCTCAAAATACAGCGATTCTGCTGTGCGGTGTTTGCTAAAGAGCCGGACTCCTGGCATGTGGTAGACAACCGTGTGAGGCAGATGACCGTGAATGAATGGATCCGGTTCATGGTGGATGCTGAACCAAGTGAGGAAGGACCACGTAAGGAATTTCTGATCTTTAGAAATAAGGCTACATTTGGCTAGGGTGGCAGGAAGGTTTTTTCTGTGGGATTTGGGGCAAGATCAGTAAGCCTCAGATTTCAATACCTAATTTACGAATCTCTGGTGGATGCAATCAGGAGTTTactatctcttgttttcttctgctcGCTTAGAACATAGCTATTCCATACAGAAAGCACATTATCTTCTTTCAGTAATACTACCTGGTGCAAAGATCCAATTAACCCTGTTTTTCTTCCCTACCACCTCTTTATACACTTTCAAAGAAAGCCTGttcaatcctcctcctttttctttctgatctcaATCTCAGTAACtgaccatttctttttgtttttttgtggggaagattggccctgggctaacatctgtgccagtgttcccctattttgtatgtgggtcgctgccacagcatggcttgatgagtgccataggtctgcacccaggatctgaaccaatgcatcccgggctgctgaagcacagcgtgcaaacttaaccactgagctagccccaaccatttctttctttcaggaaTACTTGCCTCTTTTGTTTACTTGCTCTTTCATCTTTCCACTTATTTCCCTTAAAAcctcttcctctcctgttttTTCCATTTGTGAGGCAAAATGTAACCCTAAATTGGACTAACGAAAGAAAAATGTtggtattttatcttattttggaaAAGGAAAGCCTCAAATGAAATTATACCAGCACTAGCAACTTCCAAAATCTCTGAAAACACAAGCTTCTTCCTTAGAATCTGCACAAAACTCAGCTCTCCGTCACTAGCCATCACATCTTCTAATTCTAATTGCTTGTAAAATGAACCCAGTTATATGGTAAGGTATTCAATtactattaaaacatttttcccattaattttcaTTCCAGGTATAGTATGTTTCAGCAGCATCAAGGATTAAATTTACAATTTGTGTCTGACCTAGGAATCTAACCGCAATGTCTAATAACAATATTTCTATTGGGAAAATGGGGTTCTTCTAAGCAGACGTTCGATCAACTATGCTTTAGTTAGTTGGGGCTCTCCTCTGTGGCAAATTaagaatgtctttttgtttttttaagatttttccagCTTATTTGAAGAGATGGGGCTTCAGCGAAGTAGGTTGTCACCAATTCCCCGGAGTCAGCCTCTTGATAATTGTAAGCATTTGGAAAGTTGGGAGCAGAGATGTCACCTTCCAGGTAGTTTTATTCTGGCTTCTTTGGACTTGTTGGTGTGAATGTGTTCAAGCCTCCTTCTCTTTAGATCAGCtttatcttgaaattttttttcttcttctccccaaaacccgcCACTACATAGCCGTATATTCTAGTTTaggtccctccagctgtgccatatgggacgctgccccagcacggaccaatgagcagtgctaggtccgcgcccaggatccgaaccggtgaaaccctgggactccgaagcagaacgtgcaaacccaaccactcggccacggggccggcccccagatttTATCTTGAAATTTGTCATCAAAGCACATTCTGGTGTTTATGGGAATAAGTGTTTTTAGTCATTGATTGTGTCGAAGTATAATTCTATAGATTTTGATTAGAGTTTTCTTGGTGTAATAGGAACGCCTTTAATTGAAAGTAAGAGAAACTCAACTCAGTTtagttgaaacaaaaaaggaagtataTCATGTCAACTGGGAAGTCTAGATTGGGGCCACATGGCTATATTCAATTACTGAGGAAATGCCATCAGTT
The sequence above is drawn from the Equus przewalskii isolate Varuska chromosome 10, EquPr2, whole genome shotgun sequence genome and encodes:
- the SLFN12 gene encoding ribonuclease SLFN12 isoform X2; translated protein: MDICIDLQTNYAELVLDVGRVTLGEKNRNKMKDRQLRKKQNDKISRAVCAELNSGGGVIKAEIENENYSFKTDGIGLDLENSFGNLLPCVRKYLDFMQQDNYFLIFVKSWSSEIPGLKIVTLSSNLYKRDITSAKVMDPIAALEFLKDRKERGEVLSPKPLSPPKRLCFGVQEESNIEAAAADFFNRTKLKYKEKLTFTESTHVEMKQFSTEKWFQRIKEILPQYVSAFANTDGGYLFIGVNEDKQVIGLRAESSDLDKWKGEIETSIRKLPVYHFCGRNREIKYSHKFLGVYDEGHLCGYVCALKIQRFCCAVFAKEPDSWHVVDNRVRQMTVNEWIRFMVDAEPSEEGPHFSSLFEEMGLQRSRLSPIPRSQPLDNLPSEKTTYVPEALYMKLLLQHEGLAQVVHKAVGSVHQGTLIFSRSWSLDLGLQENENVICDALLISKDCPPVLYTFLRVLDEGLKSYSIQTALTLKQKLAKIGGYTGKVCILTKTLSLSEESSTSTEGSAGLHHGSSLPALYPMPYNCITSETMKDLKKALFVVLKRQRSSSEQFASEVSQHLLQ
- the SLFN12 gene encoding ribonuclease SLFN12 isoform X1, whose product is MDICIDLQTNYAELVLDVGRVTLGEKNRNKMKDRQLRKKQNDKISRAVCAELNSGGGVIKAEIENENYSFKTDGIGLDLENSFGNLLPCVRKYLDFMQQDNYFLIFVKSWSSEIPGLKIVTLSSNLYKRDITSAKVMDPIAALEFLKDRKERGEVLSPKPLSPPKRLCFGVQEESNIEAAAADFFNRTKLKYKEKLTFTESTHVEMKQFSTEKWFQRIKEILPQYVSAFANTDGGYLFIGVNEDKQVIGLRAESSDLDKWKGEIETSIRKLPVYHFCGRNREIKYSHKFLGVYDEGHLCGYVCALKIQRFCCAVFAKEPDSWHVVDNRVRQMTVNEWIRFMVDAEPSEEGPHFSSLFEEMGLQRSRLSPIPRSQPLDNCKHLESWEQRCHLPVPSEKTTYVPEALYMKLLLQHEGLAQVVHKAVGSVHQGTLIFSRSWSLDLGLQENENVICDALLISKDCPPVLYTFLRVLDEGLKSYSIQTALTLKQKLAKIGGYTGKVCILTKTLSLSEESSTSTEGSAGLHHGSSLPALYPMPYNCITSETMKDLKKALFVVLKRQRSSSEQFASEVSQHLLQ